In Acidobacteriota bacterium, a single genomic region encodes these proteins:
- the dusB gene encoding tRNA dihydrouridine synthase DusB, with product MRKHFENPVPDVRTNDAKQVVHSARVPASVRIGKVELRPATVLAPMAGVTDTVFRRFIRSVSFIHELGPMSAYDPRELRPVTAADPNACGLIMTEFTSADGVTKTKKKSVLKRYLGYLDDEHPLAAQLFGSDPTVLAEAAKLVEDMGFDTVDLNLGCPAKKVVKCNGGSGLLRDIPKIETIFKAVRAAVNIPFTVKFRLGWSDTEIVCVEIGKLAEACGLNAVALHARTREQGYAGNARWEWIAAVKAAVNIPVIGNGDIRTPEDAAAMVAETGCDAVMIGRTAASNPWIFRQIAQYTATGSYHHPTDQERHEMIRRYFTMLLEHEELPGAFGKMKQFASYFTHGIRCGGNLRKDIYEAKSEQAILDAVERFFTSSPSAADQRESVAVSA from the coding sequence ATGCGGAAGCACTTCGAAAACCCGGTGCCCGACGTTCGTACGAACGACGCCAAGCAGGTCGTGCACAGCGCGCGCGTGCCGGCCTCCGTCCGCATCGGTAAGGTGGAGCTGCGTCCGGCGACCGTGCTCGCGCCCATGGCCGGCGTGACGGATACCGTCTTCCGGCGCTTCATCCGCAGCGTCAGCTTCATCCACGAGCTTGGGCCGATGTCCGCTTACGACCCAAGGGAACTGCGGCCCGTGACCGCCGCCGACCCGAACGCCTGCGGCCTGATCATGACCGAGTTCACCTCGGCCGACGGCGTGACCAAGACGAAAAAGAAGTCGGTGCTGAAGCGCTACCTCGGCTACCTCGATGACGAGCATCCCTTGGCCGCGCAGCTTTTTGGCTCGGACCCAACGGTGCTGGCCGAGGCCGCCAAGCTGGTGGAGGACATGGGCTTCGACACGGTGGACCTGAACCTCGGGTGTCCGGCGAAGAAAGTGGTGAAGTGCAATGGCGGCTCGGGACTGCTGCGCGATATCCCGAAGATCGAGACCATCTTCAAAGCGGTGCGCGCGGCGGTGAACATCCCATTCACGGTGAAGTTCCGCCTGGGCTGGAGCGATACTGAGATCGTGTGCGTGGAGATCGGAAAGCTCGCAGAAGCGTGCGGCCTGAACGCGGTGGCGCTGCACGCGCGCACGCGCGAACAGGGCTACGCCGGCAACGCGCGCTGGGAGTGGATCGCCGCGGTGAAGGCGGCGGTGAATATCCCGGTGATCGGCAACGGCGATATCCGCACGCCCGAAGACGCGGCCGCCATGGTGGCCGAGACGGGATGCGATGCGGTGATGATCGGGCGGACGGCGGCGAGTAATCCGTGGATCTTCCGCCAGATCGCGCAGTACACGGCGACCGGCAGCTACCACCATCCGACCGACCAGGAACGCCACGAGATGATCCGGCGCTACTTCACCATGCTGCTCGAGCACGAAGAGCTGCCCGGCGCCTTCGGCAAGATGAAGCAGTTCGCTTCCTACTTCACCCACGGCATCCGCTGCGGCGGGAACCTGCGCAAGGATATCTACGAGGCGAAAAGCGAGCAGGCGATCC
- the rpmE gene encoding 50S ribosomal protein L31, with protein MKEKIHPAYNEVRVMCACGNNFVTRSTHKGDIHLEICSNCHPFFTGKQKLLDTAGRVERFRRKYAKADAMKAEAATKATAKEAAAKK; from the coding sequence ATGAAAGAGAAGATCCATCCCGCTTACAACGAAGTGCGCGTGATGTGCGCCTGCGGGAACAATTTCGTCACGCGGTCGACGCACAAGGGCGACATCCACCTGGAGATTTGTTCCAACTGCCATCCGTTTTTCACCGGCAAGCAGAAGCTGCTGGACACCGCCGGACGCGTGGAGCGCTTCCGCCGCAAGTACGCCAAGGCCGACGCGATGAAGGCCGAAGCCGCCACCAAGGCCACGGCCAAGGAAGCCGCCGCGAAGAAATAA